Proteins encoded by one window of Xyrauchen texanus isolate HMW12.3.18 chromosome 24, RBS_HiC_50CHRs, whole genome shotgun sequence:
- the LOC127618073 gene encoding uncharacterized protein KIAA1522 homolog: MSSGRESVGDLVPPDMLQVFTERQGGRGKRGRRRAGSFSRAFKWLKSQRRKTRRHTSVKRGDLLAHGSPVELPKSTLNTGHKDEVVGSVSLQEFQENVFVEGNRPKHLLDLHTEAQQGLKLLQQEDDKNGIDFPDDQSMISTVTVQTEVSMSFSELRGFESESTAGDTVSTRSTISTRSTRSGLRRQASTFSPLKPDKSQEKPKSRRKHARTLVGIPRHIQKELGLDRAAWITTHSLDDQLSNGGVNLPSIISSVDGGSTSSEQYSVQGNLQEAELPILVKHKDDITFQWLMNHPTDPDRPGVGPLALPWLPTSGISSENASSAVMSISPQATYLSKIIPNAVLPPSVDVVELSRNHSRSSVRTISKSSLVSASPASTRASSRASSRVSSRASSRVSSRASSRVSSNRSTIRSNCSSWSQSGSSETLVSDSSTLSSSSTPRVASRGSEVENTDRAAKLNIAFKATHVNGDTTDEKDSKKTGSAGAFSHSLSVMKRSKRPPAPPRRSYSLHNSKQSRSKGPYLCDVSTLDGSSNSVVISTPYPINGESEIGADESKSTDSKLKAGTHILNGHIILPSKEIQIVSTDSKKNMPEKLKMRNDLQMSSVSSPYSFTNRTSKLAQQKDSLLSAKCLNIDNTPSPVSRTLRSLFDIPAHPKVLAPPAPPPETWAHNQRTFELLCGPGPVNYEHWAKKRGLKIVDEPDHRASVNAHNEVKVPSMLPPVQLKSKVETLTTDFVLSTSPSPPPDHHPPIPISSQAKPPPDTVPSVSIPAVKDIKHPTSWIPPPPLFPAPAPPVDPAFATSVAVQNETSSPPQPPPFSKTLQTIAQVPPDVPLPPPQEVPQPPPQDVPQPPPQEVPPLPPPEEVPPPTSSQEVPPPLSLNVPTPPPQEVPPSTTESASLLAPQEIPPPPPEVQPPKQSLTSALSSGHQLNVPRPPSLPTDVKIKARLTTTDKEAKHPSSPTMAKEETSGPVVTQFLLQTVRLRSVKSSQSQAVDPEKPSPPKQKSGVSQDAPPKPVRRSLIITSLPPELEALSSTEPKSEVLSPHKNQTIASNTQQELTEPKTQSVNIVQKMQTTSLEPTCSLARYTLSDPNNKPAPAVPTNKHLCAEPEVKPNTLVEQIQPMASEPATLLSTNAVDQSVIGEPKIQSDAQEDNKTPDKSDPIEIPLKSDVNEPKTQTPSPNLSAISPAPPLVLAPTNPSMRLQDAIRLKAAAMSSKDSQAKCLGLCPPPPAVGGSTAPSSPASMASFIFSKNTKKVVIETSSSPNVQADLSKTLVAELASVSDLAKSSDSNKMTNKVPPPVAKKLKAMVESVAQNCAEAEFIADTGNVQSETVQTAGQEVQTETSEVPAN, encoded by the exons GCCATAAAGACGAAGTTGTGGGCTCTGTTTCCCTCCAAGAGTTCCAGGAAAATGTGTTTGTGGAGGGGAATCGACCTAAGCATCTGTTGGACCTGCATACAGAGGCCCAGCAGGGCTTGAAACTGCTCCAGCAGGAGG ATGATAAGAATGGGATAGACTTCCCTGATGATCAAAGTATGATT TCAACAGTAACAGTTCAGACTGAAGTCAGCATGAGTTTCAGTGAGCTGAGAGGTTTTGAGTCTGAGAGCACAGCTGGTGACACTGTTTCGACACGCTCCACTATCTCCACACGATCAACACGCTCTGGACTCAGACGTCAAG CCTCAACTTTCAGTCCTTTGAAGCCGGATAAGTCTCAAGAGAAGCCCAAATCACGTAGGAAACATGCTAGAACACTCGTGGGAATTCCACGACACATCCAGAAAGAACTGG GTTTAGACCGGGCAGCATGGATTACCACCCATTCTCTTGATGATCAGCTGTCCAATGGAGGTGTTAACCTACCCTCCATCATTTCCTCTGTGGATGGTGGATCCACCAGCTCTGAACAATACAGTGTACAAGGCAATCTTCAGGAAGCAGAGCTCCCCATACTGGTCAAACACAAAGATGACATTACATTCCAATGGCTAATGAACCACCCTACAGATCCGGACAGACCCGGAGTAGGCCCACTAGCTCTTCCTTGGTTACCCACATCAGGAATCTCATCAGAAAATGCATCCAGTGCAGTGATGTCTATCTCACCTCAGGCCACATACTTGTCTAAAATCATTCCAAATGCTGTACTTCCCCCATCTGTGGACGTTGTGGAACTCAGTCGCAATCATAGTCGTAGCAGTGTCCGAACCATTAGTAAAAGCAGCCTGGTGTCAGCCAGTCCAGCATCCACCCGAGCTTCTTCCAGAGCTTCCTCCAGAGTTTCTTCCAGAGCTTCCTCCAGAGTTTCTTCCAGAGCTTCCTCCAGAGTCTCTTCAAATCGTTCCACAATCCGCTCAAACTGCTCTAGCTGGAGTCAATCAGGATCCTCAGAAACGTTAGTGTCAGATTCCTCCACCCTCTCCAGCAGTAGCACTCCCCGTGTGGCCAGCAGAGGAAGTGAGGTTGAAAACACAGATAGAGCAGCTAAACTAAACATTGCCTTCAAAGCAACTCATGTGAATGGGGACACTACAGATGAGAAAGACAGCAAAAAGACAGGCTCTGCTGGGGCTTTTTCACATAGTCTATCAGTAATGAAAAGAAGCAAGAGACCTCCAGCTCCACCCAGAAGGTCATACTCTTTACACAACAGCAAACAGAGCAGATCGAAGGGTCCTTACTTGTGTGATGTCAGCACTCTGGATGGATCATCAAACTCTGTTGTCATTTCCACACCATATCCTATCAATGGGGAAAGTGAAATTGGTGCAGATGAGTCCAAATCCACTGACTCTAAATTGAAGGCTGGGACACATATATTGAATGGCCACATAATTCTCCCATCAAAGGAGATCCAAATAGTCAGCACAGACAGCAAAAAAAACATGCCAGAGAAGCTTAAGATGAGAAATGACTTACAAATGTCTTCTGTCAGCTCACCCTATTCATTCACAAATAGAACCAGTAAGCTTGCTCAGCAGAAGGATTCCCTTTTGTctgcaaaatgtttaaatattgacAACACTCCCTCCCCAGTTTCGAGGACTCTCAGGTCTCTGTTTGACATTCCAGCCCATCCCAAAGTACTGGCTCCCCCAGCGCCCCCTCCAGAGACCTGGGCTCATAACCAGCGCACCTTTGAACTGCTATGTGGCCCTGGACCTGTTAATTATGAACACTGGGCCAAAAAGAGAGGTCTTAAAATTGTAGATGAACCAGACCATAGGGCCTCAGTGAATGCGCATAATGAAGTAAAAGTACCATCCATGCTGCCTCCAGTACAGCTAAAAAGCAAAGTTGAAACATTAACCACAGACTTTGTCCTCTCCACTTCTCCATCACCTCCCCCAGATCATCATCCACCAATACCAATTTCAAGCCAAGCCAAACCACCTCCAGATACTGTTCCTTCAGTCTCTATCCCAGCTGTCAAAGACATAAAACACCCAACTTCTTGGATCCCTCCGCCGCCTCTGTTTCCTGCTCCTGCCCCTCCAGTAGACCCAGCTTTTGCAACTTCTGTTGCTGTGCAAAATGAGACTAGCTCTCCTCCACAACCCCCTCCATTTTCAAAGACTTTACAGACAATAGCTCAGGTGCCACCAGATGTTCCACTTCCACCACCGCAAGAAGTTCCACAACCTCCACCGCAAGATGTTCCACAACCTCCACCGCAAGAAGTTCCACCTCTACCACCACCAGAAGAAGTTCcacctccaacatcttcacaagaaGTTCCACCTCCATTATCACTAAATGTTCCAACTCCACCACCACAAGAAGTCCCCCCTTCAACAACAGAGTCAGCATCACTTCTTGCACCACAGGAAATCCCACCCCCTCCACCAGAAGTCCAACCTCCAAAACAGAGCTTAACATCAGCTCTGTCTTCTGGTCACCAACTGAATGTTCCAAGACCACCTTCGCTGCCCACTGATGTCAAGATAAAGGCCAGACTAACTACCACAGATAAAGAGGCGAAACATCCAAGCAGTCCCACTATGGCCAAGGAGGAGACATCTGGTCCCGTGGTCACCCAGTTTCTTCTACAGACGGTtcgtcttaggtcagttaagtCCAGTCAGAGCCAGGCTGTAGATCCTGAGAAACCTTCACCCCCCAAACAAAAATCAGGTGTTAGTCAAGATGCACCTCCAAAACCAGTCAGGCGATCTTTGATTATCACATCACTGCCCCCTGAGCTGGAAGCTCTGTCTAGCACAGAGCCAAAAAGTGAAGTTCTGTCCCCCCACAAAAATCAAACCATTGCATCAAACACTCAGCAAGAATTAACTGAACCAAAGACTCAATCAGTTAACATTGTTCAGAAAATGCAAACCACAAGCCTTGAGCCAACATGCTCATTAGCTAGATATACACTCTCTGATCCAAATAACAAGCCAGCTCCTGCTGTACCAACAAATAAACATCTCTGTGCTGAACCAGAGGTAAAACCAAATACCCTTGTGGAACAAATCCAACCTATGGCATCTGAACCTGCAACCCTGCTAAGCACAAATGCAGTGGACCAGTCAGTTATCGGTGAGCCAAAGATTCAATCTGATGCACAAGAAGACAACAAAACCCCTGATAAATCAGACCCTATTGAAATACCATTGAAATCAGATGTTAATGAACCAAAAACCCAAACACCCAGTCCTAATCTCTCTGCTATCTCTCCTGCACCTCCCTTAGTTTTGGCGCCAACTAATCCCTCAATGCGTCTCCAGGACGCTATTCGTCTAAAGGCTGCAGCTATGTCTTCAAAAGACAGCCAAGCCAAATGCCTTGGTCTGTGTCCCCCTCCCCCAGCCGTAGGTGGCAGCACTGCACCCTCCTCTCCTGCATCTATGGCCAGctttattttctccaaaaatacaAAGAAGGTTGTAATAGAGACATCATCATCCCCAAATGTTCAGGCTGACCTGAGTAAGACTCTGGTGGCAGAGCTAGCTTCTGTCTCTGATTTGGCTAAGTCTAGTGACTCAAACAAGATGACGAACAAAGTTCCTCCTCCTGTTGCTAAGAAACTCAAAGCAATGGTTGAGAGTGTCGCACAGAACTGTGCAGAGGCTGAGTTTATAGCTGACACTGGAAATGTGCAATCAGAGACTGTACAAACTGCCGGACAGGAAGTACAGACAGAGACCTCTGAGGTCCCAGCAAATTAA